A DNA window from Brassica napus cultivar Da-Ae chromosome A4, Da-Ae, whole genome shotgun sequence contains the following coding sequences:
- the LOC106445461 gene encoding aspartyl protease AED3, whose protein sequence is MRTQLLFLLISLLVLNSESLNCYENNPRGHPSDLRVFHISSPCSPFKKKPNTVSWESTLLQDKARLQYLSSLAVKSSVPIASGRAIVQSPTYIVRANIGTPAQPMLVALDTSNDAAWVPCSGCVGCASSVLFDPSKSNSSRTLPCEAPQCKQAPNPTCTVSKSCGFNMTYGGSAITASLTQDTLTLANDVIPNYTFGCINQATGTSLPAQGLMGLGRGPLSLISQTQNLYMSTFSYCLPNSKSSNFSGSLRLGPKFQPLRIKTTPLLKNPRRSSLYYVNLVGIRVGNKIVDIPTSALAFDPATGAGTIFDSGTVFTRLVEPAYLAVRDEFRRRVKNANATSLGGFDTCYSGSVVFPPVTFMFAGMNVTIPPDNLLIHSSSGNTSCLAMAAAPNNVNSVLNVIASMQQQNHRVLIDVPNSRLGISRETCT, encoded by the exons ATGAGAACCCAACTCCTCTTTCTACTCATCTCTCTCTTAGTCTTGAACTCTGAATCACTAAACTGCTATGAAAATAACCCACGAGGCCATCCCTCAGATCTAAGAGTGTTCCATATCAGCAGCCCTTGCTCTCcattcaaaaaaaaaccaaacacTGTCTCATGGGAAAGCACACTTCTTCAAGACAAGGCTCGTCTCCAGTATTTGTCAAGCCTCGCCGTGAAATCTTCGGTCCCAATCGCCTCGGGACGTGCCATCGTTCAGAGCCCGACTTATATCGTGAGGGCTAATATTGGGACACCGGCTCAGCCCATGCTCGTGGCTCTTGACACTAGCAATGACGCTGCTTGGGTTCCTTGTTCTGGCTGTGTTGGCTGTGCTTCATCTGTTCTCTTTGACCCTTCCAAGTCAAACTCTTCACGTACTCTTCCATGCGAAGCTCCTCAGTGTAAACAG GCTCCAAATCCAACGTGCACCGTAAGCAAATCATGTGGTTTCAATATGACTTATGGTGGATCAGCCATCACAGCATCTCTGACACAAGACACACTAACACTAGCCAATGACGTCATCCCAAACTACACTTTTGGGTGCATCAACCAAGCCACTGGAACATCGTTGCCAGCGCAAGGACTCATGGGTTTAGGTCGTggtccattgtctttaatctcacAGACGCAGAATCTTTATATGTCCACGTTCTCGTACTGCTTGCCTAATAGTAAGTCCAGCAACTTCTCGGGATCATTAAGATTGGGACCTAAGTTTCAACCACTTAGGATCAAGACAACTCCATTGTTGAAGAACCCTAGGAGGTCGTCGCTTTACTATGTTAACTTGGTTGGGATTCGTGTCGGGAACAAAATTGTAGATATTCCTACAAGTGCACTCGCCTTTGATCCAGCCACAGGAGCCGGCACCATCTTTGACTCCG GGACGGTCTTCACGAGGCTAGTGGAACCAGCTTACCTTGCCGTAAGAGACGAGTTCAGACGACGTGTCAAGAACGCAAACGCAACATCACTCGGAGGTTTCGACACTTGCTACTCCGGCTCCGTTGTGTTCCCACCTGTCACGTTTATGTTTGCGGGAATGAACGTGACTATACCTCCGGACAATCTTCTCATCCACAGCTCTTCCGGTAACACCAGCTGCCTCGCTATGGCTGCAGCTCCAAACAACGTGAACTCTGTACTTAACGTCATCGCTAGTATGCAGCAGCAGAACCACCGTGTCCTCATCGACGTGCCCAATTCCAGGCTCGGCATTTCCCGTGAAACATGTACCTAA
- the LOC106445460 gene encoding uncharacterized protein LOC106445460 isoform X2, producing the protein MGALAQVVSWIPEDDLLLKNAIEAGASLEALAKGAVQFSRRFSIRELQDRWHALLYDPVVSAEAAIRMAELERTTNPPFPTKFARTGSKENKGFSRKRKTEQLRSSYHSLRKKFQTESFSSLDLGFLGSANDSHFMDNNGDATHLGLEDSHMDIIHNAFPDILADHVVSEDHLQGDISYVGGDLTFTEQAGPSDCDAVHQDSKQKLEIPANEPKATMASTDRFLAQLSTSLFEEEETLMEVDGKEVDKSYYDGLSSLLVNPINDTNSRALPINTGQDPSSSQAHPVNIHVMPDLFGTNAVRSVECKPVSDSAALDPHPEVVGGVICCLLNQEDPDIPCNDDILLSNTCHPMSVSSLARRNFKDTNNPVTSSARDLSATRDGHTQKKTPGRLQVSSKGKPEIGQSSQDGNKEMAGGKRIVGFDGHGSYTEKESGDSKEEKCVIPINEIVQAKDAVVGLIEIPDPELEITQTEAGDHDFESDEDLPNYSDIEAMILDMDLDPDDQDNFDLEVYKYQSQEMKRRIIRLEQAAYSYMQRAIASRGAVAVLYGRYSKHYIKKPEVLVGSSTEDLAVDIDLGREKRGSKISRRQAIIRLGDDGSFHIKNLGKYSISVNEKEVDPGQSLVLKSDCLLEIRRMPFIFDTNQSRMKEYMKRTGKGN; encoded by the exons ATGGGGGCTCTTGCTCAGGTTGTTTCTTGGATTCCCGAAGACGATCTGCTTCTGAAGAACGCCATAGAG GCTGGTGCATCTTTGGAAGCACTTGCTAAAGGCGCTGTGCAGTTTTCTAGAAGATTTTCTATCAGAGAACTGCAAGATCGATGGCATGCACTCCTATACGATCCAGTAGTTTCTGCAGAGGCAGCTATTCGGATGGCTGAGCTTGAACGTACTACTAACCCTCCTTTTCCCACAAAGTTTGCTAGAACTGGATCGAAAGAAAACAAAGGCTTTTCTAGGAAGAGAAAGACTGAACAGCTCAGAAGCTCTTATCATTCCTTGCGGAAGAAATTTCAGACTGAGTCGTTTAGTTCCTTGGATCTAGGATTCCTTGGCTCAGCAAATGACAGCCATTTCATGGATAATAATGGTGATGCAACACATCTTGGCCTCGAAGACTCTCACATGGACATTATCCACAATGCCTTCCCAGATATCTTGGCTGATCATGTTGTGTCAGAAGATCATTTACAGGGAGACATCTCCTACGTAGGAGGAGATCTCACCTTCACTGAACAAGCAGGTCCTTCGGACTGTGATGCTGTTCATCAAGATTCCAAGCAGAAACTAGAGATTCCTGCTAATGAGCCGAAAGCCACTATGGCTAGCACTGATCGTTTCCTTGCACAGCTTTCAACTTCTctttttgaagaagaagaaacgctCATGGAAGTAGATGGCAAAGAAGTTGACAAGTCGTATTATGATGGTCTAAGCTCACTGTTGGTGAATcctataaatgatacaaatagcAGAGCTTTGCCTATTAATACCGGACAAGATCCTTCCAGCTCACAAGCTCATCCAGTAAATATTCATGTGATGCCTGACCTATTTGGTACAAATGCAGTGAGGTCAGTGGAGTGCAAACCTGTGTCTGACTCAGCTGCCCTTGATCCTCATCCTGAGGTTGTTGGTGGTGTAATCTGCTGTTTATTAAACCAAGAGGATCCCGATATTCCATGTAATGATGACATTCTTCTCTCCAACACCTGCCATCCAATGTCAGTTTCTTCGTTAGCCCGGCGGAACTTTAAAGATACAAATAATCCAGTAACTTCATCTGCTAGAGATCTCTCTGCCACTAGGGACGGACATACACAAAAGAAAACACCAGGACGTTTGCAAGTGTCTTCTAAAGGAAAGCCAGAGATTGGTCAATCAAGTCAAG ATGGAAACAAAGAGATGGCCGGTGGAAAACGAATCGTCGGATTTGATGGACATGGAAGCTACACCGAGAAGGAGAGTGGAGACAGTAAAGAGGAAAAATGTGTAATACCTATAAATGAAATTGTACAAGCAAAAGATGCTGTTGTTGGCTTGATAGAGATTCCAGACCCTGAGCTGGAGATCACTCAAACAGAAGCAGGTGATCATGATTTTGAGAGTGACGAGGACTTGCCGAACTATTCTGACATTGAGGCTATG ATTCTTGACATGGACTTGGATCCTGATGACCAAGATAATTTTGATCTTGAAG TCTACAAGTATCAGAGCCAAGAGATGAAAAGAAGAATTATAAGACTTGAACAGGCTGCTTATTCATATATGCAAAGAGCCATTGCTTCCCGGGGTGCAGTAGCTGTTTTATATGGTAGATACTCAAAACACTACATCAAGAAACCTGAG GTTTTGGTGGGTAGTTCAACAGAAGATCTCGCGGTGGACATTGATCTGGGAAGAGAAAAGCGTGGCAGCAAAATATCTCGACGCCAG GCGATCATACGGTTGGGTGATGATGGGTCGTTTCATATAAAGAACCTGGGGAAGTATTCAATTTCAGTTAATGAGAAGGAAGTAGATCCAGGACAGAGTTTAGTCCTCAAATCTGATTGTCTGCTTGAG ATACGGagaatgccttttatattcgaTACAAACCAAAGCCGCATGAAAGAGTACATGAAGAGAACAGGGAAAGGGAACTGA
- the LOC106445460 gene encoding uncharacterized protein LOC106445460 isoform X1, translating to MGALAQVVSWIPEDDLLLKNAIEAGASLEALAKGAVQFSRRFSIRELQDRWHALLYDPVVSAEAAIRMAELERTTNPPFPTKFARTGSKENKGFSRKRKTEQLRSSYHSLRKKFQTESFSSLDLGFLGSANDSHFMDNNGDATHLGLEDSHMDIIHNAFPDILADHVVSEDHLQGDISYVGGDLTFTEQAGPSDCDAVHQDSKQKLEIPANEPKATMASTDRFLAQLSTSLFEEEETLMEVDGKEVDKSYYDGLSSLLVNPINDTNSRALPINTGQDPSSSQAHPVNIHVMPDLFGTNAVRSVECKPVSDSAALDPHPEVVGGVICCLLNQEDPDIPCNDDILLSNTCHPMSVSSLARRNFKDTNNPVTSSARDLSATRDGHTQKKTPGRLQVSSKGKPEIGQSSQGESYKIVPSTGSAQGCSDTMVSDGAGAKDGNKEMAGGKRIVGFDGHGSYTEKESGDSKEEKCVIPINEIVQAKDAVVGLIEIPDPELEITQTEAGDHDFESDEDLPNYSDIEAMILDMDLDPDDQDNFDLEVYKYQSQEMKRRIIRLEQAAYSYMQRAIASRGAVAVLYGRYSKHYIKKPEVLVGSSTEDLAVDIDLGREKRGSKISRRQAIIRLGDDGSFHIKNLGKYSISVNEKEVDPGQSLVLKSDCLLEIRRMPFIFDTNQSRMKEYMKRTGKGN from the exons ATGGGGGCTCTTGCTCAGGTTGTTTCTTGGATTCCCGAAGACGATCTGCTTCTGAAGAACGCCATAGAG GCTGGTGCATCTTTGGAAGCACTTGCTAAAGGCGCTGTGCAGTTTTCTAGAAGATTTTCTATCAGAGAACTGCAAGATCGATGGCATGCACTCCTATACGATCCAGTAGTTTCTGCAGAGGCAGCTATTCGGATGGCTGAGCTTGAACGTACTACTAACCCTCCTTTTCCCACAAAGTTTGCTAGAACTGGATCGAAAGAAAACAAAGGCTTTTCTAGGAAGAGAAAGACTGAACAGCTCAGAAGCTCTTATCATTCCTTGCGGAAGAAATTTCAGACTGAGTCGTTTAGTTCCTTGGATCTAGGATTCCTTGGCTCAGCAAATGACAGCCATTTCATGGATAATAATGGTGATGCAACACATCTTGGCCTCGAAGACTCTCACATGGACATTATCCACAATGCCTTCCCAGATATCTTGGCTGATCATGTTGTGTCAGAAGATCATTTACAGGGAGACATCTCCTACGTAGGAGGAGATCTCACCTTCACTGAACAAGCAGGTCCTTCGGACTGTGATGCTGTTCATCAAGATTCCAAGCAGAAACTAGAGATTCCTGCTAATGAGCCGAAAGCCACTATGGCTAGCACTGATCGTTTCCTTGCACAGCTTTCAACTTCTctttttgaagaagaagaaacgctCATGGAAGTAGATGGCAAAGAAGTTGACAAGTCGTATTATGATGGTCTAAGCTCACTGTTGGTGAATcctataaatgatacaaatagcAGAGCTTTGCCTATTAATACCGGACAAGATCCTTCCAGCTCACAAGCTCATCCAGTAAATATTCATGTGATGCCTGACCTATTTGGTACAAATGCAGTGAGGTCAGTGGAGTGCAAACCTGTGTCTGACTCAGCTGCCCTTGATCCTCATCCTGAGGTTGTTGGTGGTGTAATCTGCTGTTTATTAAACCAAGAGGATCCCGATATTCCATGTAATGATGACATTCTTCTCTCCAACACCTGCCATCCAATGTCAGTTTCTTCGTTAGCCCGGCGGAACTTTAAAGATACAAATAATCCAGTAACTTCATCTGCTAGAGATCTCTCTGCCACTAGGGACGGACATACACAAAAGAAAACACCAGGACGTTTGCAAGTGTCTTCTAAAGGAAAGCCAGAGATTGGTCAATCAAGTCAAGGTGAGTCATATAAGATTGTTCCTTCTACTGGTTCTGCACAGGGATGCTCAGACACTATGGTTTCTGATGGTGCTGGTGCAAAAGATGGAAACAAAGAGATGGCCGGTGGAAAACGAATCGTCGGATTTGATGGACATGGAAGCTACACCGAGAAGGAGAGTGGAGACAGTAAAGAGGAAAAATGTGTAATACCTATAAATGAAATTGTACAAGCAAAAGATGCTGTTGTTGGCTTGATAGAGATTCCAGACCCTGAGCTGGAGATCACTCAAACAGAAGCAGGTGATCATGATTTTGAGAGTGACGAGGACTTGCCGAACTATTCTGACATTGAGGCTATG ATTCTTGACATGGACTTGGATCCTGATGACCAAGATAATTTTGATCTTGAAG TCTACAAGTATCAGAGCCAAGAGATGAAAAGAAGAATTATAAGACTTGAACAGGCTGCTTATTCATATATGCAAAGAGCCATTGCTTCCCGGGGTGCAGTAGCTGTTTTATATGGTAGATACTCAAAACACTACATCAAGAAACCTGAG GTTTTGGTGGGTAGTTCAACAGAAGATCTCGCGGTGGACATTGATCTGGGAAGAGAAAAGCGTGGCAGCAAAATATCTCGACGCCAG GCGATCATACGGTTGGGTGATGATGGGTCGTTTCATATAAAGAACCTGGGGAAGTATTCAATTTCAGTTAATGAGAAGGAAGTAGATCCAGGACAGAGTTTAGTCCTCAAATCTGATTGTCTGCTTGAG ATACGGagaatgccttttatattcgaTACAAACCAAAGCCGCATGAAAGAGTACATGAAGAGAACAGGGAAAGGGAACTGA
- the LOC106449291 gene encoding floral homeotic protein APETALA 3-like: MARGKIQIKRIENQTNRQVTYSKRRNGLFKKAHELTVLCDARVSIIMFSSSNKLHEFISPNTTTKEIIDLYQTVSDVDVWSAHYERMQETKRKLLETNRNLRTQIKQRLGECLDELDIQELRSLEEEMENTFKLVRERKFKSLGNQIETTKKKNKSQQDIQKNLIHELELRAEDPHYGLVDNGGDYDSVLGYQLRFHQNHHHHYPNHALHAASASDIITFHLLE; this comes from the exons ATGGCGAGAGGGAAGATCCAGATCAAGAGGATAGAGAACCAGACAAACCGACAAGTGACGTATTCCAAGAGAAGAAATGGTTTGTTCAAGAAAGCTCACGAGCTCACGGTTTTGTGTGACGCTAGGGTTTCGATTATCATGTTCTCTAGTTCCAACAAGCTTCATGAGTTTATCAGCCCTAACACCAC AACGAAGGAGATCATAGATCTGTACCAAACAGTTTCTGATGTTGATGTTTGGAGTGCTCACTATGag AGAATGCAAGAAACCAAGAGGAAATTATTGGAGACAAATAGAAATCTTCGGACTCAGATTAA ACAGAGGCTAGGTGAGTGTTTAGACGAGCTTGATATTCAGGAGCTGCGTAGTCTTGAGGAAGAAATGGAAAACACTTTCAAACTCGTTCGCGAGCGCAAG TTTAAATCACTTGGGAACCAAATCGAGACCACCAAGAAAAAG AACAAGAGTCAACAAGACATACAAAAGAATCTCATACATGAGCTG GAACTAAGAGCAGAAGATCCTCATTATGGACTAGTAGACAATGGAGGAGACTACGATTCAGTTCTTGGATATCAACTTCGCTTCCATCAGAACCATCACCACCATTACCCCAACCATGCCCTTCATGCAGCATCTGCCTCTGATATCATTACCTTCCACCTTCTTGAATAA
- the LOC106445459 gene encoding vesicle-associated membrane protein 727 yields the protein MSQQKGLIYSFVAKGTVVLAEHTPYSGNFSTIAVQCLQKLPKNSSKYTYSCDGHTFNFLVENNGFVFLVVADESTGRSVPFVFLERVKEDFKKRYEASIKNDEPHPLADDDEDDDLFGDRFSIAYNLDREFGPILKEHMQYCMSHPEEMSKLSKLKAQINDVKGIMMDNIEKVLDRGEKIELLVDKTENLQFQADSFQRQGRQLRRKMWIQSLQMKLMVGGAILSFILIVWVVACGGFKCSS from the exons ATGAGTCAGCAGAAAGGATTGATTTACAGCTTCGTAGCCAAAGGAACCGTCGTTTTAGCGGAGCATACTCCTTACTCAGGAAACTTTAGCACCATTGCTGTTCAGTGTCTCCAGAAGCTTCCTAAGAATAGCAGCAAGTATACTTACTCTTGCGATGGCCACACCTTCAATTTCCTTGTCGAAAACAATGGTTTCG TGTTTCTTGTGGTTGCTGATGAGTCCACTGGTAGAAGTGTTCCTTTCGTGTTCCTTGAACGGGTCAAGGAAGATTTCAAGAAGCGGTATGAGGCGAGTATAAAGAACGATGAGCCCCACCCTCttgctgatgatgatgaggacgaTGATTTGTTTGGGGATCGGTTTAGCATTGCGTACAATCTTGACAGGGAGTTCGG GCCTATACTTAAGGAGCATATGCAGTATTGTATGAGCCATCCTGAAGAGATGAGCAAACTTTCAAAGTTGAAGGCCCAAATTAATGATGTCAAGGGGATCATGATGGACAACATTGAGAAG GTTCTGGACAGAGGAGAGAAAATCGAACTACTGGTTGACAAAACGGAGAACCTTCAGTTCCAAGCGGATAGCTTCCAGAGACAAGGGAGGCAGCTAAGAAGGAAGATGTGGATACAGAGCCTGCAGATGAAGCTGATGGTAGGAGGTGCTATTTTGTCTTTTATTCTCATCGTTTGGGTTGTTGCTTGTGGTGGTTTTAAATGCTCGTCATGA
- the LOC106449290 gene encoding uncharacterized protein LOC106449290, producing MGNCFPNSSTKSKSEISPATAKPTSAVTVKLSGPPNSLATSYLRFALLHKKVHLRFVPSEDEKPTIHVGAETVSGSQEVLLRYIEDKFPEPRLMLWKFNLEGFDEATPPIVKTIWLQHRSMLWHMERMVRWSEDLAARGGRRAVDPSVGTPKMEIRKFAKSYSQLHEIMVEHAQMEERILFPVLESVDRGKCKSANEEHGRELPMMNGIKEYIKSIGVMMDSGVCSEELFSLASRFKSLQMMCKAHFEEEEKDLLPMVEAAEMGKGKQKKLMNQSLELMRGTHSNVCDFLLQGLTPQEAMQYLDLLMNFADPNFISSFICQQDIAG from the exons ATGGGAAACTGCTTCCCCAATTCCTCTACCAAATCCAAGTCTGAGATCTCTCCGGCGACGGCGAAACCTACCTCCGCCGTCACCGTGAAACTCTCCGGACCGCCGAACAGCCTCGCAACTTCTTACCTCCGCTTCGCTCTCCTCCACAAGAAAGTCCACCTCCGCTTCGTCCCCTCAGAGGACGAGAAGCCGACAATCCACGTCGGAGCAGAGACGGTGTCGGGATCTCAGGAGGTTCTGCTCCGTTACATCGAGGACAAGTTCCCCGAGCCGAGGCTAATGCTCTGGAAGTTCAACCTGGAAGGCTTCGACGAGGCGACGCCGCCGATAGTGAAGACGATTTGGCTTCAGCACAGGAGCATGCTGTGGCATATGGAGAGGATGGTGAGGTGGTCGGAGGATCTAGCGGCACGTGGAGGGAGGAGAGCCGTTGATCCGTCGGTGGGGACGCCGAAGATGGAGATTAGGAAGTTTGCGAAGAGCTATAGTCAGTTGCATGAGATTATGGTTGAGCATGCTCAGATGGAAGAGAGGATTCTTTTTCCTGTTCTTGAATCTGTTGATCGAG ggAAGTGTAAAAGTGCGAATGAAGAACATGGGAGAGAGTTACCGATGATGAATGGgatcaaagaatatattaaatCGATTGGGGTGATGATGGACTCTGGGGTCTGTtctgaggaactctttagtctTGCTTCTCGTTTCAAATCATTACAG ATGATGTGTAAGGCACAttttgaagaggaagagaaagattTGCTACCGATGGTGGAAGCTGCGGAGATGGGGAAAGGTAAGCAGAAGAAGTTGATGAATCAAAGCTTGGAGCTTATGAGAGGGACTCACTCTAACGTCTGTGATTTTCTACTCCAAGGTCTTACTCCTCAGGAAGCTATGCAGTATCTTGACTTGCTCATGAATTTTGCTGATCCTAACTTTATCTCATCTTTTATCTGCCAACAAGACATTGctggctga
- the LOC106449289 gene encoding TATA-binding protein-associated factor BTAF1-like: protein MKTMNTDQLLDLFASAETSKKGGASLKKGSEDNGQTAGTGKGIKSILGNLEELWDQSQYTEEYNLSHFLAKLNGQ, encoded by the exons ATGAAGACAATGAACACTGATCAGTTGCTAGATTTATTTGCTTCAGCTGAAACTTCTAAAAag GGTGGTGCGTCTTTGAAGAAGGGATCAGAGGATAATGGCCAGACTGCTGGAACAGGAAAAGGAATAAAGTCAATTCTAGGTAACTTAGAGGAACTGTGGGATCAATCACAGTACACAGAAGAGTACAATCTTAGCCACTTCTTAGCGAAGCTTAACGGGCAatag